The Pseudophryne corroboree isolate aPseCor3 chromosome 2, aPseCor3.hap2, whole genome shotgun sequence genome has a segment encoding these proteins:
- the LOC135050265 gene encoding interferon-induced GTP-binding protein Mx2-like, whose amino-acid sequence MQEESAAGFIKTQFLMEQMVFSQDRCYRNYIENIFRNKYNPQQAAQRSDILLTLAKELTYYVQAYLKGAADRLSNQIPMIIQFYVLKQHSELLQKEMLQLLHDRDQHNELLQEDEELSNNRNFLSQKKKRLSDGHDRLLCFLGSTKDI is encoded by the exons ATGCAAGAAGAATCTGCGGCCGGTTTCATCAAGACTCAGTTCTTGATGGAACAGATGGTCTTCTCCCAAGACAGATGTTACAGGAATTATATAGAGAACATCTTCCGAAATAAGTACAACCCTCAACAAGCAGCTCAGCGCTCGGACATTTTGCTGACCTTGGCCAAAGAGTTGACCTATTATGTACAGGCTTATTTAAAA GGAGCAGCCGACCGCCTCTCCAATCAGATCCCCATGATCATCCAGTTTTACGTTTTAAAACAACATTCGGAACTGCTACAGAAGGAGATGCTGCAGCTCCTGCATGACAGAGACCAGCACAACGAGCTTCTACAGGAGGACGAAGAGCTCTCCAACAACAGGAATTTCCTGAGCCAAAAGAAGAAGCGCTTGTCTGATGGACATGACCGGCTGCTGTGTTTTCTAGGTTCCACAAAGGATATCTAA